A segment of the candidate division TA06 bacterium genome:
CCAGTGATGCGGGACCCTCCAAACTGTCACTATCGGCATAAACCACTTTCACCGTTCTTTTGAAATCGGGCTCAAAGGGAACGGGGTCCTCTACGAAGTTGGAGTAGTCATCCATATCATCAAACGTGCTCTTGTCTCCTGCAACCTCGTCGGCATCAAGGGGAAACCCGTTCAAGGTATCTCCTGGATTCTTGTAGTCTGTAAACTGGTACGGAAGTCTTGTCCTGAAAGGATTGTCATCACCGACTATAGCCTCATCAAATGCTTTGGACTGTACTTCTTCCATCATCTCCTGGGCGAGTATTGTAGCTTCAGTCTGCACCCTGGCGTTGAAAATTGCGGCACCTCCCATGACGAACACCTGACCCATGTTTAGTAAGCCCACCGCGAAGATCGCGGAAGCTACTAAAACCTCAATCATTGAGATGCCCTTATTGTTCTTGAGAGTCTTGACCATCTGCACTTCACCTCCACTTAGGCTCTGAATCGTTACATATCTGGAACGTTTTGTAACACTACAGGCATGAAAGGTATCACCCCTTGACTCAAAGTCGTATTCTCGATGGCCTCGTCCTGCCTGTGATTGCATACACCGTCCTCTTTAACGTTTTATCGCTTAAGGACTTCCGGCTCCAATCACCTACTTGCCAGAAAGTCTTCAGGCTTCGGTAATTTAGCCCGAGCCCATTCAGCCTGTCTAGAGTGCAAGAAGTGTGCCGCTTAATGCCGTTGAGAGGTCATATCTTCATGGCCCGGGGCCACGATTGGGCCAATTGTGGTAGTCTCTCACATCGGGCCGTGGCGAAGCGTAACAACATCCGGAAACAGGCAGGCACGGAAGCGACCAGGGCTGGTAAAGCGCTGACAGGCGACACTTGAGTATGACAGAACCACTACTTAGCTGTAAGAAGGACCCCTGGCATCTTGAGCTTATAGCTTACAGCTATTGGTCAAGGAGGACGGGTTTGCTCCCATTGAGATTGCTTCGCCCGCCTTCGCTCTTCTTAGCTACCCCACTTCACCCTCCGTGGCTCCGTTGGACTTCGCGTCGGGCTCGCAATGACAGGTTTGTTTTGTTCTGCGCATTATTGGTCAGCCGTAACCTCTAGCACTCTTGGGAATGCCAGCGCAAAACGGGGCAGTCGAAAAGAAGGAGATGTCATTGCGAGAAGCGTCAGCGACGAAGCAATCCAGTGAGGAATATATCACTGTGAGATTACTTCGTCGTCACTCGATAAACTCCCTTCGATTTCTCTCGGGACAGGCGGAATTTCGCAATTTCTAAGGCTCGGGGAAGGGCGGATGTGAATTTCGTTATTTCCACCCTTGCGGCTTTTCAATTTGATATTTGCACTCTGCAATCTGCAATTTGATTTCAGGGGGGGGTAGTCAGACCGGTCTGAGTTTAAGGTGTTGACATGTGTTTTTGGGGACAATATACTTGGGTATCAAGGTTGGGAAGAAGTTGAGATTCGGGTTTCACATCTCTATCAGTGGTGGGTTTTCGAAGGTTCTGAAGAGGGCTGGGGCCAAGCAGTGCCAGACCATACAGCTATTTTCACGAAATCCACGCGGGTGGAAGTACCGCAGCCTTGATGGCGAGGAGGCAGAGGCACTGAGGGCCGGTCTCCCTGATTCAGGCATAGGTCCGGTCTTTCTTCACATGCCCTACCTGGCTAACCTTGCGGCACCCAGCAGAGGTCTCTTCAAGAAGTCATTAGAAAGCTTGGAGGAGGAGTTGAGAAGAGCGCCGCTAATTGGTGCCCAATACGTAGTAATGCACGTTGGCCATCGACTCGGCTCCACTGAAAAACACACCTTCAAGAGAGTTGCCTCTGGCGTGAATGGCGCTCTATCCGAGGTAGACAACCATGTGTGTCTCTTGCTTGAGACGACTGCCGGCATGGGTAGCGAAATAGGCCACACATTTGCGCAGGTGGCAAGGGTCATTGACAGTATTGAACAGAAAGATAGGGTGGGGGTATGTCTCGATACTGCACACGCTTTTGAGGCAGGCTATGACTGGTCATCAAAAGAGGGGCTCGAGGAGGCCTTGGACGGGTTTGGAAGGGAGATCGGTTTCCAGAAGCTGAAGCTGATTCATCTGAACGATTCCAAGACTCCTCTTGGTTCAAGGGTCGACAGACACTGGCATATTGGAAAGGGGTTCATTGGAATGGATGGCATGAGAATGTTGATAAATCACCCGAAATTGTCAGGCCTTCCTGCCATCATGGAGACTCCACGGACAAGCGACGAAGACGACCTGGCAAACCTGAGGGTGGTCAAGAGGCTTTCAGAATGAGATGGGTTGAGATATCTGTTCTGGTTGTTTCGTTTCTTGTGATGTTCATTGGCGTCATTGGGGCGATAGTGCCTATGATTCCGGGTCCTCCACTGGTGCTGGCCGGTGCGTTCATCTACGCAGCGTACACACACTTTGCTGTAGTAGGCTGGAAGATTATTCTCCTGCTTTCTGTCCTGGCTGCCATCGGTGTGCTTCTCGATTACAGTGCTTGGGTCTTTGGGGCAAAGAAGCTGGGAGCTACAAAACTTGGGGTCGGTTTTGGGGTCCTCGGTCTGATTGTGGGTCTTTTCTTCCTTCCCTGGGGTCTCATAGTCGGACCTCTTGTTGGTGTGGGGATAGGAGAAGCCATAGCCAAGCGAAAGGGAGTTCCCGCACTGAAGGCTAGCGCAGGGTCTTTGCTGGGGGTGTTGGTGGGAGTCATTGTCAAGTTCCTCATTTGTTTTGTAATGATAGCGATCTTCATTCTCGCACTAGTTCTGTGAATCCGGATGGCGGGTACTGTCATCGTCTTCCGCACGGGGTGGTGTTGCCAATCAGAGTCATTGCAGGAACCCTGAAGTCAAGGCTTATGAAAACCCCCAGAGGAGGCATGGTGCGTCCCACCTCTGATCGGGTCAGGGAATCGCTCTTCTCTATTGTGGAAAGAGATGCAGAAGACTGCTGTGTTCTTGATCTTTTTGCCGGGGCTGGTAGCCTGGGTATTGAGGCCATCTCAAGAGGAGCCAGCCACGTGACCTTTGTGGAAAACTCTCCGCAGGTAGTGGCGATACTGAAGGGAAACATTGAAGACCTGGATATCCGGGACAGAACGACCGTAATGGAGGCCGATGTCCTGGGTGTTCTCAAAGAATTCTCCACAAGGCGGGCGAAATTTGGTATGGTCTTCATGGATCCGCCCTATTCAGAAAGCCTGGCTCACAGGGCGATGGAGGCCCTGGCATTGAGCGGCGTGGTTGCCGAGGATGGCATTGTAGTGGCAGAACACAGGAAAACGGATTTGCTTGAGCAGACCTATGGTGAGCTGACTTTGACAAGGGTCCTCAAGTTTGGTGACACGTGGATATCCATTTACAGGAGGGAACCATGTCGAAGGTAATATACCCGGGCACGTTCGATCCGATAACCAACGGCCACATTGATGTCGTGGATAGATGTCTAAAGCTGTTTGAGAAGGTGATAGTTGCGGTTGGCTCTCAAGCTCAGAAGATACCTCTCTTCACGGTTGATGAAAGACTGGAGATGATGCACGAAGTGTTGAAGGACAAGAAAAACGTTGAGGTGGACACCTTCGAGGGACTACTTGTGAACTACGCAGATTCAAAAGGTGCTGTGGCTGTGGTCCGGGGTTTGAGGGCGGTTTCAGACTTCGAGTATGAATTTCAGATGGCCTTGATGAGCAGAAAGCTGCTCCCATCGGTGGAGAGGATATTCCTGGTGCCTGCTGAGGAGCATGTCTACCTCAGTTCCAGCGTGGTGAAAGAGATTGCAGGTCTTGGTGGCGATGTTTCTCAGTTTGTCCCCGAAGTTGTTGCCGAGAGGCTTAAGGCAAAACAGGGGAAAAAGTAGTCTGCCTTCCTTCCGAGGTCTCGAGACTGCATCTTATGATTATTGTCAACGGCAATGGTGAATAATTCCGCAAGAAAGAGGCTGAAAGAGATATTCGGAGGCCGGGTTCTGTTTGCGGTCGAGGAGAGACTCTGTTACTCTTTTGATGCCACAAACGTGGAATACCTTCCAGATTGTGTCGCCTTTCCCCTCGATGTAGAGGAAGTAGTCAAGACAGTAGCACTCGCAGTAGAAGAAACGATTCCGCTCATTCCCCGGGGTGCCGGCTCTGGTTTTTCAGGAGGAGCTGTGGCAGTGAAGGGCGGCGTGGTTTTGAGCTTTGAAAAAATGCACCGCACTGAGAAGATGGACAGAGATGCTTTGACCGCAATGGTCCAGCCTGGAGTTGTGACCAAGAAGCTTCAGGATGAAGCTGCAGGGATTGAGCTTTTTTATCCACCCGATCCAGCATCGCTTTCTTTTTCCATGATTGGCGGGAACATAGGCACAAATGCTGGCGGGCCCAGAGCCATCAAGTACGGGACTACCAGAGACTATGTCATCGATCTGGAAGTGGTAACCCCTGCGTATGGTTTGATCTCTACAGCGAAGAAAGGGTGTGGTTTTGATCTGACCCCTCTTTTTGTGGGTGCTGAAGGGATTCTAGGAGTGATTGTCCGAGCGAAGCTCCGCCTCATAAACGCTCCAGAGACGACTAAGACGATACTGGCTTGTTTCAAGAGCATGAGAAAGGCTGCAGAGGCGCTTGATGTGATAATCGAAGAAGGAATTATCCCCTCCACTGCCGAGTTTATTGACAAACCAACTGTGGAATGTGTCTTCGGAAAAAGCGAGACAGAAAAAGATCTCAGGAGGTCAAACGTCCTCATAATAGAGGTTGACGGGTGGCAAGTTGAAGTTGAAGAACTGAGCAAGTTGATAGTGGATAGATGCAGGAACCGGGGTGCTCACATGGTAAGGTTCGCCCGGAGCGAAAGAGAGAGAGAGGAGATCTGGTCAATCAGGAGGGGGATCTCCCCGGCACTTGCAAACATAGCACCGCACAAGATAAATCCGGATGTTTGTGTGCCCAGGTCAAGGTTACCAGAATATCTTTCGTTTGTCTCCCTGCTATCAAAGAGATATTCTCTTAGAATATTCAATTTTGGCCATGCCGGCGACGGGAACATACACACGAATATCATGTTCGACGGCTCGAGGGATGGGGAGAGGAGGGCTGCTGAGCGGGCGCTCACAGAGCTGTTTGAGAAGACTGTGGAGTTGGGGGGGACAATATCGGGTGAGCATGGGGTGGGGATGGCAAGAAGAAAGGCGATACGCCTGCAGATTGGCCCAAAAGAACTCCGATTGAGGAGAAAACTGAAGAGCGTTTTTGACCCTTTAGATATAATGAACCCGGCTAAAGGACTTTAAACAAAGTACGGCGTACAGAGTACAAAGTAGCAATTGCAAGGGGACAAAGTGAACTCTGAACTGCAGACCGCAGAGTACTGCCCCTCTATGTCATTGCGAGCGCTCTTCGGGCGCTCGCATTCTTCAATGTTGAACCATATTGAGCCGAGGATGG
Coding sequences within it:
- a CDS encoding deoxyribonuclease IV — encoded protein: MFLGTIYLGIKVGKKLRFGFHISISGGFSKVLKRAGAKQCQTIQLFSRNPRGWKYRSLDGEEAEALRAGLPDSGIGPVFLHMPYLANLAAPSRGLFKKSLESLEEELRRAPLIGAQYVVMHVGHRLGSTEKHTFKRVASGVNGALSEVDNHVCLLLETTAGMGSEIGHTFAQVARVIDSIEQKDRVGVCLDTAHAFEAGYDWSSKEGLEEALDGFGREIGFQKLKLIHLNDSKTPLGSRVDRHWHIGKGFIGMDGMRMLINHPKLSGLPAIMETPRTSDEDDLANLRVVKRLSE
- a CDS encoding DUF456 domain-containing protein, with protein sequence MRWVEISVLVVSFLVMFIGVIGAIVPMIPGPPLVLAGAFIYAAYTHFAVVGWKIILLLSVLAAIGVLLDYSAWVFGAKKLGATKLGVGFGVLGLIVGLFFLPWGLIVGPLVGVGIGEAIAKRKGVPALKASAGSLLGVLVGVIVKFLICFVMIAIFILALVL
- the rsmD gene encoding 16S rRNA (guanine(966)-N(2))-methyltransferase RsmD, which gives rise to MKTPRGGMVRPTSDRVRESLFSIVERDAEDCCVLDLFAGAGSLGIEAISRGASHVTFVENSPQVVAILKGNIEDLDIRDRTTVMEADVLGVLKEFSTRRAKFGMVFMDPPYSESLAHRAMEALALSGVVAEDGIVVAEHRKTDLLEQTYGELTLTRVLKFGDTWISIYRREPCRR
- the coaD gene encoding pantetheine-phosphate adenylyltransferase, with translation MSKVIYPGTFDPITNGHIDVVDRCLKLFEKVIVAVGSQAQKIPLFTVDERLEMMHEVLKDKKNVEVDTFEGLLVNYADSKGAVAVVRGLRAVSDFEYEFQMALMSRKLLPSVERIFLVPAEEHVYLSSSVVKEIAGLGGDVSQFVPEVVAERLKAKQGKK
- a CDS encoding FAD-binding protein yields the protein MVNNSARKRLKEIFGGRVLFAVEERLCYSFDATNVEYLPDCVAFPLDVEEVVKTVALAVEETIPLIPRGAGSGFSGGAVAVKGGVVLSFEKMHRTEKMDRDALTAMVQPGVVTKKLQDEAAGIELFYPPDPASLSFSMIGGNIGTNAGGPRAIKYGTTRDYVIDLEVVTPAYGLISTAKKGCGFDLTPLFVGAEGILGVIVRAKLRLINAPETTKTILACFKSMRKAAEALDVIIEEGIIPSTAEFIDKPTVECVFGKSETEKDLRRSNVLIIEVDGWQVEVEELSKLIVDRCRNRGAHMVRFARSEREREEIWSIRRGISPALANIAPHKINPDVCVPRSRLPEYLSFVSLLSKRYSLRIFNFGHAGDGNIHTNIMFDGSRDGERRAAERALTELFEKTVELGGTISGEHGVGMARRKAIRLQIGPKELRLRRKLKSVFDPLDIMNPAKGL